One segment of Carya illinoinensis cultivar Pawnee chromosome 13, C.illinoinensisPawnee_v1, whole genome shotgun sequence DNA contains the following:
- the LOC122292298 gene encoding GDSL esterase/lipase At5g22810-like produces MGFSSTSVLAFFLLVLVLFVANGQPLVPAMFLFGDSIVDVGNNNHIDTIIKSNFPPYGRDFANHEPTGRFCNGKLATDFTAEVIGFTSYPPAYLSGRARGANLLIGANFASASSGYYDDTANLYDAIPLSRQLEYYREYQNKLVKVAGRSNASSIISDAIYLVSAGSSDFLQNYYINPLLYLHFTLDQFSDILLQSFTNFIKKLYALGARRIGVTTLPPMGCLPAAMTTFDSNECVQRLNKGAVSFNYKLNATSQGLQNNLPGLKLVLFDIYQPLYELVTNTTKHGFFEARKACCGTGLLETSILCNQESVGTCANASEYVFWDSFHPSEAANSFLSDSLISSGLSLIF; encoded by the exons ATGGGCTTTTCAAGTACTTCTGTCTTGGCTTTCTTCCTTCTGGTTTTGGTGCTCTTTGTGGCAAATGGGCAGCCCCTGGTTCCTGCAATGTTCCTATTTGGGGACTCCATTGTTGATGTGGGTAACAACAACCACATTGACACCATTATAAAGTCAAACTTCCCTCCCTATGGAAGAGACTTCGCAAACCATGAACCAACCGGGAGGTTCTGCAATGGAAAGCTTGCCACAGACTTCACTG CTGAAGTCATAGGCTTCACTTCTTATCCACCAGCTTATCTTAGTGGAAGAGCCAGAGGAGCCAACCTCTTGATTGGTGCCAACTTCGCCTCAGCTTCTTCTGGTTACTATGATGATACAGCCAATCTATAT GATGCGATCCCATTGAGTCGGCAGCTGGAGTACTACAGGGAGTACCAGAATAAGTTGGTCAAAGTTGCAGGAAGATCAAATGCTTCATCAATAATATCTGATGCAATCTACCTTGTTAGTGCTGGGAGCAGCGATTTTCTTCAGAACTATTACATTAATCCGCTTCTCTACTTGCACTTTACCCTTGATCAGTTCTCAGACATTCTTCTGCAATCCTTCACAAATTTCATTAAG AAACTATATGCATTGGGAGCAAGGAGAATTGGAGTAACGACATTGCCACCAATGGGATGCTTGCCAGCGGCTATGACAACATTTGATAGCAACGAGTGTGTACAAAGGTTGAACAAAGGTGCAGTTTCCTTCAATTACAAGCTCAATGCCACATCTCAGGGGCTCCAAAATAACCTCCCTGGCCTCAAATTGGTGCTCTTTGACATTTACCAACCTCTCTACGAACTTGTCACAAACACCACAAAACATG GGTTTTTTGAGGCAAGGAAGGCATGCTGTGGAACAGGGTTGCTAGAAACCTCAATACTATGCAATCAGGAATCGGTAGGGACGTGTGCAAATGCATCAGAGTACGTATTCTGGGACAGTTTCCATCCCTCGGAGGCCGCAAACAGCTTTTTATCTGATAGCTTGATTTCAAGTGGCCTTTCTCTGATCTTCTAA